One window of Paenibacillus albicereus genomic DNA carries:
- a CDS encoding dihydrodipicolinate synthase family protein: MKASHVETFGGMYAALYSAYDEEGRVDRQRAARLARYYVGKGLRGLYVGGSSGEGMLQSVEERKAMLEAVLDEVKGELTVIVHVGANATADSVELSRHAEAVGADAISAVPSIYYRLGEAAVENHWQQMIDASSLPFFIYNIPQTTGFTLSAALCARLARQPKVAGVKMSGESAFELQQLKAAGGEDFVVFNGPDEQYVAGKAIGADGGIGGTYGVMPELFAALDRLAGAGRLAEAQALQRRINGIIVQLLGYPSLYGACKAILSLRGIETGAPRLPLLPVRPSDADSLQALNADILDAVREWTAAAEAV, from the coding sequence ATGAAAGCAAGCCATGTCGAAACGTTCGGCGGCATGTACGCCGCCTTGTATTCCGCTTATGACGAGGAAGGCCGGGTCGACCGGCAGCGCGCGGCCCGGCTGGCCCGTTATTACGTCGGCAAGGGCCTGCGCGGCCTCTACGTCGGGGGCAGCTCCGGCGAGGGCATGCTGCAGTCGGTCGAGGAGCGCAAGGCGATGCTGGAGGCGGTGCTGGACGAGGTGAAGGGCGAGCTGACCGTCATCGTCCATGTCGGGGCGAACGCCACCGCCGACAGCGTCGAGCTGTCCCGCCACGCCGAAGCCGTCGGCGCCGACGCCATCTCGGCCGTGCCGTCCATCTACTACCGGCTCGGCGAAGCGGCCGTGGAGAACCACTGGCAGCAGATGATCGACGCCTCCTCGCTGCCTTTCTTCATCTACAACATCCCGCAGACGACCGGCTTCACGCTGTCCGCGGCGCTGTGCGCGCGGCTGGCTCGCCAGCCGAAGGTGGCGGGCGTCAAGATGTCGGGCGAAAGCGCGTTCGAGCTGCAGCAGCTCAAGGCGGCCGGAGGCGAGGACTTCGTCGTGTTCAACGGACCCGACGAGCAGTACGTGGCCGGCAAGGCGATCGGCGCGGACGGCGGCATCGGCGGCACGTACGGCGTCATGCCGGAGCTGTTCGCCGCGCTCGACCGGCTGGCGGGAGCCGGCCGCCTCGCGGAGGCGCAGGCGCTGCAGCGGCGCATCAACGGCATCATCGTGCAGCTGCTCGGCTATCCGTCGCTGTACGGCGCCTGCAAGGCGATCCTGTCGCTGCGCGGCATCGAGACCGGCGCGCCGAGGCTGCCGCTGCTCCCGGTCCGTCCCTCCGACGCGGACTCGCTGCAGGCGCTGAACGCCGACATCCTGGACGCGGTCCGCGAATGGACGGCCGCGGCGGAGGCGGTGTAG
- a CDS encoding ROK family protein — MSASVAALDIGGTDIKYAVLDGEARIVERGSRPTPPGDCGRTVPEAAALIAAGLLERHAGIGGFGVSTAGVVDPASGEILYAGPTMAGYRGANLKAALEGRFGLPAAVLNDVNAAALGEGWRGAARGRSHYACVALGTGIGGALVTGGKLVEGAGQRAGEIGHSLYDPGSGTTYEQRASTAALLRRAAAELPGFAGGGRELFAAASSGDAACAALLGDWADDVAQGLAQVMLLFDPEAIVIGGAVSAQQEQLTGRLDSAVRRWLPPGWTPPPLAAAQLGNDAALYGAAASFYEHRSTPLQARLEPQRSEPR; from the coding sequence ATGAGCGCGTCCGTCGCCGCCCTCGACATCGGAGGGACGGACATCAAGTACGCCGTGCTGGACGGCGAAGCCCGGATCGTCGAGCGCGGCTCGCGGCCGACGCCGCCCGGCGACTGCGGCCGGACCGTGCCGGAGGCGGCGGCTCTGATCGCGGCCGGGCTGCTGGAGCGCCACGCCGGCATCGGCGGCTTCGGCGTCAGCACGGCCGGCGTCGTCGACCCGGCGAGCGGCGAGATTCTCTACGCCGGGCCGACGATGGCCGGCTACAGAGGCGCGAACCTCAAGGCCGCGCTGGAAGGCCGCTTCGGCCTGCCAGCGGCCGTGCTCAACGACGTCAACGCCGCCGCGCTCGGCGAAGGCTGGCGCGGAGCGGCGCGCGGCCGCTCGCATTATGCCTGCGTCGCGCTCGGTACCGGCATCGGCGGGGCGCTCGTGACGGGCGGCAAGCTGGTGGAGGGCGCGGGTCAGCGCGCGGGGGAGATCGGACATTCGCTCTACGACCCCGGCAGCGGCACGACCTACGAGCAGCGGGCTTCGACCGCCGCGCTGCTGCGGCGGGCGGCGGCCGAGCTGCCCGGCTTCGCCGGCGGAGGGCGCGAGCTGTTCGCGGCGGCGAGCTCCGGCGATGCCGCCTGCGCGGCGCTGCTGGGCGACTGGGCGGACGACGTGGCGCAAGGACTGGCGCAGGTCATGCTCCTGTTCGATCCGGAAGCGATCGTCATCGGCGGGGCGGTCTCCGCCCAGCAGGAGCAGCTGACCGGCCGGCTCGATTCCGCCGTCCGCCGCTGGCTGCCGCCCGGCTGGACGCCGCCGCCGCTGGCGGCGGCGCAGCTCGGCAACGACGCGGCGCTGTACGGCGCCGCGGCATCCTTTTACGAGCACAGATCGACCCCCTTGCAAGCACGACTTGAACCTCAGAGGAGCGAACCGCGATGA
- a CDS encoding carbohydrate ABC transporter permease, producing the protein MRHETTKKRPEAFDRISNAVVLVFAVLNLFPLYWLFTSSLKNSSDVIKMPPDWWPRSFTWSNYADVFSSQPALRWTLNSLYVAGLSTALLIVTSSMAAYAFSKLRFKGRSVFFIVFVSSLMIPKEVMIVPLFRIAQDFGLVNSAYGMIWPNVATAFGVFLLKGFFDSAPDALREAARIDGAGEVRTFLQIMLPIVRPGIGALFILNFVQVWNDYLWQLVIGQEKNSKTLMVGIATLMQDLNPNFAYKMAGATVAAIPMLLIFVLFQGYFTRGISIGAVKE; encoded by the coding sequence ATGCGTCATGAAACGACCAAGAAAAGACCCGAAGCCTTCGATCGGATCAGCAACGCCGTCGTGCTCGTCTTCGCGGTGCTGAACCTGTTCCCGCTCTACTGGCTGTTCACCAGCTCGCTCAAGAACAGCTCCGACGTCATCAAGATGCCGCCGGACTGGTGGCCGCGTTCGTTCACCTGGTCCAACTACGCCGACGTCTTCTCCAGCCAGCCCGCGCTGCGCTGGACGCTCAACAGCCTGTACGTGGCCGGCCTGTCGACGGCGCTCCTGATCGTCACGAGCTCCATGGCCGCCTACGCGTTCTCCAAGCTGCGCTTCAAGGGCCGCAGCGTCTTCTTCATCGTCTTCGTCTCCAGCCTGATGATTCCGAAGGAAGTGATGATCGTGCCGCTGTTCCGCATCGCGCAGGACTTCGGCCTCGTCAACAGCGCGTACGGCATGATCTGGCCCAACGTCGCCACCGCCTTCGGCGTGTTCCTGCTCAAGGGCTTCTTCGACTCCGCTCCGGACGCGCTGCGGGAGGCGGCGCGCATCGACGGGGCCGGCGAGGTCCGCACGTTCCTGCAGATCATGCTGCCGATCGTCCGTCCGGGCATCGGAGCGCTGTTCATCCTGAACTTCGTGCAGGTATGGAACGACTATCTGTGGCAGCTCGTCATCGGCCAGGAAAAGAACAGCAAGACGCTCATGGTCGGCATCGCCACGCTGATGCAGGACCTGAATCCGAACTTCGCCTACAAGATGGCCGGCGCCACCGTCGCCGCGATCCCGATGCTGCTCATCTTCGTGCTCTTCCAGGGCTACTTCACGCGCGGCATCTCGATCGGCGCGGTCAAGGAATGA
- a CDS encoding carbohydrate ABC transporter permease: MKRIQPALREGLTGYLFIAPQFLLFLVFVVYPILEGIRLSLYKVQYQAEMFVGLDNYRLLFSDPVFYKSVWNTVVFVVAIVLLTVAFSFFVGSAVFDKKAKYVSFIRGSYYIPVMVSMVVMSMVWSFLLSPANGLISYLARETELPTVNLLGSKQTVLPVVIFVTFATNVGQAIILYIAAMIGVSKDLFEAAEVDGASRLHVILHILLPLVKPTTIYITIINIIAVLKIFVVIQLLTGGGPNNASVTMMYYLYNNAFKYNQLGVASAVGVIMFLLTLLLSVPQLKAMFNDK; encoded by the coding sequence ATGAAACGAATCCAACCCGCACTTCGAGAAGGCTTGACCGGCTATCTGTTCATCGCTCCGCAGTTCCTGCTGTTCCTCGTGTTCGTCGTCTACCCGATTCTCGAAGGCATCCGCCTCAGCCTGTACAAGGTGCAGTACCAGGCCGAGATGTTCGTCGGGCTGGACAACTACCGGCTCCTGTTCTCCGATCCCGTGTTCTACAAGTCCGTCTGGAACACCGTCGTGTTCGTCGTCGCCATCGTGCTGCTGACGGTCGCGTTCTCGTTTTTCGTCGGTTCCGCCGTGTTCGACAAGAAGGCCAAGTACGTCTCGTTCATCCGAGGCAGCTATTATATTCCCGTCATGGTCTCGATGGTCGTCATGAGCATGGTGTGGAGCTTCCTGCTCAGTCCGGCCAACGGCCTCATCTCCTATCTCGCCCGCGAGACGGAGCTGCCGACCGTCAACCTGCTCGGCAGCAAGCAGACCGTCCTGCCGGTCGTCATCTTCGTCACCTTCGCCACGAACGTCGGCCAGGCGATCATCCTCTACATCGCCGCCATGATCGGCGTGTCCAAGGACCTGTTCGAGGCGGCCGAGGTGGACGGAGCGAGCCGGCTCCACGTCATCCTCCATATCCTGCTGCCGCTCGTCAAGCCGACGACGATCTACATCACGATCATCAACATCATCGCCGTGCTGAAAATCTTCGTCGTCATCCAGCTGCTGACCGGAGGCGGACCGAACAACGCCTCCGTGACGATGATGTACTACCTGTACAACAACGCCTTCAAGTACAACCAGCTCGGCGTCGCGTCCGCGGTCGGCGTCATCATGTTCCTGCTGACGCTGCTCCTGTCCGTCCCGCAGCTCAAAGCCATGTTCAACGACAAGTGA
- a CDS encoding ABC transporter substrate-binding protein, giving the protein MRKRRWTAVLSAMTALAVAAGCSGGNEGGTQAEGGESAASGKEKVELNLWLTPQWKGVFDATEEGADYDSFFLKAAEKFRSQYDKYDVKVNVQVVAGDQRDELLNVNLNGGTPPDIFFESVFAMGDYVHRGALAPLTDIVDDEARQDIASGYWDNVTFGKDVYFYPFAHNPGTLAYNADMFRAAGLESMVGGEDEIKTWTLDEYDAILETLQAKLPKDKYPNAYPMALYALNNQGDTWNLAYLRMFGNAFFDDLGKLAVDDANGVKAAEWMKNVYSSGYSNPGAESVSSNDANAMFQNQQLAISFTNAVLFNNAKADMKAGKSPSFDMRLANIPSAAGDPLTFTYVIGAGLFNTGNEARMEASKDFIQFFSSDPELVKASKNSIPVRSSVAGELASSYPLFAAYDKNASHMFAFTGNVAGYSELRQVLYPELQAMYTGEKTPAQAVKDYQAKGNAVLEKARESSVIQP; this is encoded by the coding sequence ATGCGCAAGCGCAGATGGACGGCCGTCCTGTCGGCCATGACGGCTCTGGCGGTGGCCGCGGGCTGCTCCGGCGGCAACGAGGGCGGAACGCAGGCGGAAGGCGGCGAGTCGGCCGCAAGCGGCAAGGAGAAGGTGGAGCTGAACCTGTGGCTCACCCCGCAGTGGAAAGGCGTCTTCGACGCGACCGAGGAGGGCGCGGACTACGACAGCTTCTTCCTGAAGGCGGCCGAGAAGTTCCGTTCGCAGTACGACAAGTACGACGTGAAGGTGAACGTGCAGGTCGTCGCCGGCGACCAGCGCGACGAGCTGCTCAACGTCAACTTGAACGGAGGCACGCCGCCGGACATTTTCTTTGAAAGCGTGTTCGCGATGGGCGACTACGTGCATCGGGGCGCGCTCGCGCCGCTGACGGACATCGTCGACGACGAGGCGCGCCAGGACATCGCCTCAGGCTACTGGGACAACGTCACGTTCGGCAAGGACGTGTACTTCTATCCGTTCGCCCACAATCCCGGCACGCTGGCGTACAACGCCGACATGTTCCGGGCGGCCGGCCTCGAATCCATGGTCGGCGGCGAGGATGAGATCAAGACATGGACGCTGGACGAGTACGACGCGATCCTCGAGACGCTCCAGGCCAAGCTGCCGAAGGACAAGTACCCGAACGCCTATCCGATGGCGCTGTATGCGCTCAACAACCAGGGCGACACGTGGAACCTCGCCTACCTGAGGATGTTCGGCAACGCCTTCTTCGACGATCTGGGCAAGCTGGCGGTCGACGACGCGAACGGCGTCAAGGCGGCGGAGTGGATGAAGAACGTCTACAGCAGCGGCTACAGCAATCCGGGCGCGGAGTCCGTCTCCTCGAACGACGCCAACGCGATGTTCCAGAACCAGCAGCTGGCGATCAGCTTCACCAACGCCGTCCTGTTCAACAACGCCAAGGCGGACATGAAGGCCGGCAAGTCGCCGTCGTTCGACATGCGCCTGGCCAACATCCCGTCCGCAGCGGGCGATCCGCTCACGTTCACCTACGTCATCGGCGCCGGCCTGTTCAATACCGGCAACGAGGCGCGCATGGAAGCCTCCAAGGACTTCATTCAATTCTTCTCCTCCGATCCCGAGCTCGTGAAGGCTTCGAAGAACAGCATTCCGGTGCGCAGCTCGGTCGCCGGCGAGCTGGCCTCGTCGTACCCGCTCTTCGCCGCCTACGACAAGAACGCCTCGCATATGTTCGCCTTCACGGGCAACGTCGCCGGCTACAGCGAGCTGAGGCAGGTGCTCTATCCGGAGCTGCAGGCGATGTATACGGGCGAGAAGACGCCGGCCCAGGCCGTCAAGGACTACCAGGCCAAAGGCAACGCCGTGCTCGAGAAGGCGCGGGAGAGCTCCGTCATCCAGCCTTAG
- a CDS encoding YhcH/YjgK/YiaL family protein, with translation MMAGTLASREHEALPQLPAVAEALSFLRKTDFGAAPDGRIELGEGVHAVVMTLDTRAAPDRLAESHERCLDIHCLLEGEERIGWKRREGGEAVRQPYDAEDDCALYGELDGEAMLALRPGMYVVLDPQDIHRPGVAAGAPGTIRKVVVKIRLQMQG, from the coding sequence ATGATGGCAGGAACGCTGGCAAGCCGGGAACACGAAGCGCTGCCGCAGCTCCCGGCCGTGGCGGAGGCACTGTCGTTTCTGCGGAAGACGGATTTCGGGGCGGCGCCCGACGGACGGATCGAGCTCGGAGAAGGGGTGCACGCCGTCGTCATGACGCTGGACACCCGGGCGGCCCCGGACCGGCTCGCGGAGAGCCATGAGCGCTGCCTCGACATCCATTGCCTGCTCGAGGGCGAGGAGCGCATCGGCTGGAAGCGCCGCGAGGGCGGCGAAGCCGTCCGCCAGCCGTACGATGCCGAGGACGACTGCGCGCTCTACGGCGAGCTGGACGGCGAGGCGATGCTGGCGCTGCGGCCCGGCATGTACGTCGTGCTGGACCCGCAGGACATCCACCGTCCGGGCGTAGCGGCAGGCGCGCCGGGCACGATCCGCAAGGTCGTCGTGAAGATCCGGCTCCAGATGCAAGGCTGA
- a CDS encoding response regulator — translation MGEKVKVMLVEDELLVRLGIRSLVDWERHSFDFIGEAADGEKALELMERQPPDILLTDIVMPRMDGLELIERVKALYPHVLILVLSSYGEFDYVRRAMKLGIEDYVLKTSIKPAVLLELLKETAGKLERGRGTAPSPLEAPAAEPGLAALLEAALAGAAAAAVPSAAFPPGAHRLLLLRGAPGEAAEDGARSTRLAHLVQAELQSRAAAVAAAPDGAAGALLRADGLGDDELRALIAPIGHAAGRWLGIPLTPRLSPPLSSWEAVRTFAEQEARAGGGRQALSTREDIRSLLEHMGEHYREPISLKEAARRLRMTEAYLSTLFKRETGSTFTDWVNRLRIDKAAELLRATDQPSYLISEQVGYENINYFGRIFKKIKGVSPQQYRTRFRKGMR, via the coding sequence ATGGGGGAGAAGGTTAAGGTGATGCTGGTCGAGGACGAGCTGCTCGTGCGGCTCGGCATCCGGTCGCTCGTCGACTGGGAGCGCCATTCGTTCGACTTCATCGGCGAAGCGGCGGACGGAGAGAAGGCGCTCGAGCTCATGGAGCGGCAGCCGCCCGACATCCTGCTCACCGACATCGTCATGCCGCGGATGGACGGGCTGGAGCTGATCGAGCGGGTCAAGGCGCTGTACCCGCATGTGCTCATCCTCGTGCTCAGCAGCTACGGCGAGTTCGACTACGTGCGGCGGGCGATGAAGCTCGGCATCGAGGACTACGTGCTCAAGACGTCGATCAAGCCGGCCGTGCTGCTGGAGCTGCTGAAGGAAACGGCGGGCAAGCTGGAGCGCGGCCGCGGAACCGCTCCGAGTCCGCTGGAAGCGCCGGCGGCGGAGCCCGGCCTCGCGGCGCTGCTGGAAGCGGCGCTGGCCGGGGCAGCCGCTGCCGCCGTGCCGAGTGCGGCGTTCCCGCCGGGCGCGCACCGGCTGCTGCTGCTGCGCGGCGCGCCGGGCGAGGCGGCGGAGGACGGCGCCCGCAGCACCCGGCTGGCGCATCTCGTGCAAGCGGAGCTGCAGAGCCGCGCGGCCGCCGTCGCCGCCGCTCCGGACGGCGCGGCCGGGGCGCTGCTGCGCGCGGACGGCCTCGGCGACGACGAGCTGCGGGCGCTGATCGCCCCGATCGGCCATGCGGCCGGGCGCTGGCTCGGCATCCCGCTTACGCCGCGCCTGTCGCCGCCGCTGTCGTCGTGGGAGGCCGTCCGGACGTTCGCGGAGCAGGAGGCCAGAGCAGGCGGAGGAAGGCAGGCGCTATCGACGCGCGAGGACATCCGCAGCCTGCTGGAGCATATGGGCGAGCACTACCGCGAGCCGATCTCGCTCAAGGAAGCGGCGCGGCGGCTGCGCATGACGGAGGCGTACCTGAGCACGCTGTTCAAGCGCGAGACGGGCTCCACGTTCACCGACTGGGTGAACCGGCTGCGCATCGACAAGGCCGCCGAGCTGCTGCGGGCGACGGATCAGCCGAGCTACCTGATCTCGGAGCAGGTCGGCTACGAGAACATCAATTATTTCGGTCGCATCTTCAAAAAGATCAAAGGCGTCAGTCCGCAGCAGTACCGGACCCGCTTCCGCAAAGGAATGAGATGA
- a CDS encoding sensor histidine kinase, translating to MTPLRSFFARRRAFRWNSIRNRIFLSILVFLIGPVVATMYLLDKPLERVIEQKIGESNEDALSLVTFNVRLLLDDMVQASVEMTLHADIRAMLKEPGRYSRFERLRLSDAAFNRVFSSYFSNTEVTLVDRAGGWLSTSYVSEPAIRAYIGSDWYVELMSRPYQQQWMAADSRMLYLEPRRLVTLVKTINDFPAGDNLGTVTFSVPETDVRKMLRGLDGTVYLVDRDGQVVSSSSGARLGEAAPEEIALARIHQTGQGQRIIEKDGAKWIVSHDTVGTNGWKTVQIVPYDKVFEEISAIRRTNVIALVAIVLVFVLVSLTIASGMSRPLRLLRRKMADLERKQFHSTLQVAGPEEIASLIGTYNEMVREIRELLQRVKQEYRQKEEMRFRALQAQINPHFLLNTVNNIKWMAYLRQDNEVGDMLSSLGGILEGSIGRDGRLSTLGQELEYIRSYVSLMRMSAGDVRLDIDVPEALLEQEALQMMLQPIVENALLHGLADRPGAGSVRIEARARDGAVAVTVRDDGSGIGPERLEALRRSLSGEAAGEPSGRIGVKNVHDRLRLQYGEPYGLEVESREGAGTAVSCLLPERRRGSPDGGEG from the coding sequence TTGACGCCCCTGCGATCCTTCTTTGCCCGACGCCGGGCGTTCCGCTGGAATTCGATCCGCAACCGCATCTTTCTCTCCATCCTCGTGTTCCTCATCGGTCCGGTCGTCGCCACGATGTACCTGCTGGACAAGCCGCTCGAGCGCGTCATCGAGCAGAAGATCGGCGAGTCCAACGAGGACGCGCTGTCGCTCGTCACGTTCAACGTGCGGCTGCTGCTCGACGACATGGTGCAGGCGTCGGTGGAGATGACGCTCCATGCCGACATCCGGGCGATGCTCAAGGAGCCCGGGCGCTACTCCCGCTTCGAGCGGCTGCGGCTCAGCGACGCCGCGTTCAACCGCGTGTTCAGCTCCTACTTCAGCAACACCGAGGTGACGCTCGTCGACCGGGCGGGAGGCTGGCTGAGCACGAGCTACGTCAGCGAGCCCGCCATCCGCGCCTACATCGGCTCGGACTGGTACGTCGAGCTCATGAGCCGGCCCTATCAGCAGCAATGGATGGCCGCCGACTCGCGGATGCTCTACTTGGAGCCGCGCCGCCTCGTGACGCTCGTCAAGACGATCAACGACTTTCCGGCGGGGGACAATCTCGGGACCGTCACGTTCAGCGTGCCGGAGACGGACGTGCGCAAGATGCTGCGCGGCCTCGACGGCACGGTCTACCTCGTCGACCGGGACGGGCAGGTCGTGTCCAGCTCGAGCGGCGCGCGCCTCGGCGAGGCGGCGCCGGAGGAGATCGCGCTCGCCCGCATCCACCAGACCGGACAAGGGCAGCGCATCATCGAAAAGGACGGCGCCAAGTGGATCGTCAGCCATGACACGGTCGGCACGAACGGCTGGAAGACGGTCCAGATCGTGCCGTACGACAAGGTGTTCGAGGAGATATCCGCCATCCGGCGGACGAACGTCATCGCCCTGGTGGCGATCGTCCTCGTGTTCGTGCTCGTCTCGCTGACGATCGCGAGCGGCATGTCGCGTCCGCTGCGGCTGCTGCGCCGCAAGATGGCCGATCTCGAGCGCAAGCAGTTCCACTCCACCCTGCAGGTGGCGGGACCGGAGGAGATCGCCTCCCTGATCGGCACCTACAATGAGATGGTGCGGGAAATTCGCGAGCTGCTGCAGCGGGTGAAGCAGGAGTACCGGCAGAAGGAGGAGATGCGCTTCCGCGCGCTGCAGGCGCAGATCAATCCGCATTTTCTGCTGAATACGGTCAACAACATCAAATGGATGGCGTACCTGCGGCAGGACAACGAGGTCGGCGACATGCTGTCGAGCCTCGGGGGCATCCTCGAGGGCAGCATCGGCCGCGACGGCCGCCTCTCGACGCTCGGCCAGGAGCTGGAGTACATCCGCAGCTACGTGAGCCTCATGCGGATGAGCGCAGGCGACGTCCGGCTCGACATCGACGTTCCCGAGGCGCTGCTGGAGCAGGAGGCGCTGCAGATGATGCTGCAGCCGATCGTCGAGAACGCGCTGCTGCACGGCCTCGCCGACCGGCCGGGAGCCGGAAGCGTCCGCATCGAGGCGAGGGCGAGGGACGGCGCGGTCGCCGTGACGGTGCGGGACGACGGCTCCGGCATCGGACCGGAGCGGCTGGAGGCGCTGCGGCGCAGCCTGTCCGGCGAGGCGGCGGGCGAGCCGTCCGGGCGCATCGGCGTGAAGAACGTGCATGACCGGCTGCGGCTGCAGTACGGGGAGCCGTACGGACTTGAGGTGGAGAGCCGGGAAGGGGCAGGCACGGCCGTGTCCTGCCTGCTGCCCGAGAGACGAAGGGGGAGTCCCGATGGGGGAGAAGGTTAA